The Labilibaculum sp. sequence CATGGCTTCATCTATGACAATATCCACAGGCTGATTGGGTTCTTTAATCTCATTTTTAGCAGAGGCTAAATACATTGGTTTTAAACTTTCAAAATTCTCTTTATTACTCATTACTAAGTGGGTTTTAGGGTTAAAAAAGAAAACAATTTGTTTGTAACTATTAAAAAAGATTACTGAAAGTAAATATATTGTCAGATTCATCCAAATAAAAAACGTGAATTAATGTTAATTAAACATGCTGTTATGGATTAACAATAGCAAAAAACGAGTGTTAATAATACTTCCAGATACCAATCGCTTCCCCAAAAAAATGATGTAAAAAACCCCATCCGGACGAACCAGATGGGGTTGAAATATTATTGCAAACAGGGATTACAAAATTCCGCCGACTTTTTTAAGTGCTTTGGTATTTAGTATTTTTATTTTTCGGCCATTTAGTTCAATTAGTTTGTCTGATTTAAACTCCGATAACAAACGTATTACCGATTCGGTTGCTGTTCCTACCATATTGGCCAATTCTTCGCGTGTGAGGGCAATTTTTAAAGTGCCATCCTCGGTAGATCCAAAAGCTGTTTCCAATTGAATTAAAATCTCGGCCAAACGTTCCCGTACCGTTTTTTGAGCAATATCAGTAATGTAATCATTTGCCTCATCCAGTTCTTTGCATGTAAGTTGAATTAATTCCATCGCAAAATTGGAGTTCTCTTGAATTAGTTTGGTTAAAACATTACCAGGGATGAAACAAACAGTGGCATCTTCAATCACTTTAGCTGAAGTGCATGCCCGCTCCTGACTCAGCACAGAACGAAAACCGATTAAATCGCCGGGCTTTGCAAAACGAATAATTTGTTCCTTCCCTTCCAATCCTGTTTTAAATACTTTTAAAACACCCGAAAATAGAAAGTAACATCCTTTCGCGGAATCACCCTCAGAATAAATAATACTACCTCTTTTATAGAAATGTACATCTTCACCCCAAAATAAAAGATTCATATCTTCTACCTTCAAATTTTGAAATCTTTCACCGAACTTCTCGGCCAATTGATTGCAATTTGGAAGAATTGGATTCTGCTTCATTAAAAATTATATTAAAACTGAAATCAATACTACTAACTCAATAATAATTCCTTCAGTAGAACCTCAAGGCGAAATAAACTTTTTAAAAAATTTATTTGGTTCGAAGGGTTTTTCCTACTTTTATTACAAATCACGTTCAATTTGTAATCAGGTCAAATATACAAATTTAAGTTTTACTTATCCAAAAGGTTAAAAGACTAAAAACACTGCAATTATGAAGCACAAAGTAGAATTATCGTGGCTGGGAAACCTGGCTTACGAAACAAATATGGATGGTCATAAAATGATTACCGACGCCGGAACCGAAGTGGGTGGTGAAGACAAAGGATTCCGCCCCAAAAAGCTAATGTTAACAGCTTTAGCGGGATGTACGGGCATCGACACGGCATTAATTGTAAAGAAAATGAGGCTCGACATCCGGGATATTAAAGTTTCTGTTGAAGGAGAGTTAACCGAAACTCAGCCTACTTACTATAAAAACATGCACATTACTTATGAATTCTTTGGCAAGGATCTTCCCCGTAAAAAATTGGAGCGGGCGGTTAAAATATCCGAAGAATCGCAATGTGGGGTAAGCGCTTTATACAAGCAGGTAATTCCTGTTACATCAGAGATTATTTATCATGAGGAGTGAGAAAGTCTTGAAAAGTCTGGAAAGGTCGAAGAGTCCAATAGTCGAAAGGTCAAACAGTACGTAGTTTTCTATTGAAAAGCTGCAATTTCAAAAGAACAACTCCTTTATTATTTGCCCTGTGGCTTTAGCCCTGGGATTAATGAAATAAAAAAGTGCCTCCCGCAATGGAAGGCACTTTTTTGTATTTATATCGGTGTAAGAGAATCTTATGTCTCACATCTAAAATCTCATATCTAATTTCTAGAATCCTGCCGCAGAAAACTGCTCCAAAAAGCGAATGTCGTTCTCGAAGAACAAACGAAGATCTTTAATACCGTATTTCAGCATGGTGATTCTTTCGATTCCCATTCCCAAGGCAAAGCCTGTGTATTTTTTATTATCGATTCCGTTTAATTCCAAAACATTTGGATCAACCATACCGCAACCCAAAATCTCTAACCAACCGGTTCCTTTGCACACATTACAGCCTTTTCCGCCACAAAGTGAACAGGTAACATCCACCTCGGCCGATGGCTCGGTAAACGGGAAATAGGATGGTCGTAATCGAATTTCGGTTTTCTCTCCAAAAAATTCTTTGGCAAAATAAGTCAGTGTTTGTTTTAAATCTGCAAATGAAACGTTCTCATCGATATACAAACACTCAATTTGGTGAAAAATACAATGTGCACGTGCCGAAATAGCTTCGTTACGGAAAACACGTCCCGGCGTTAAACAACGAATCGGCAATTCCATTTCAGACATATCATGTGCCTGAACCGAAGAAGTATGTGTGCGCAAAATTACGTCCGGATTTTTCTCGATAAAGAAAGTATCCTGCATATCGCGGGCAGGATGTTCTTCCGGAAAATTTAAAGCCGAAAAATTATGCCAGTCATCTTCAATCTCCGGACCTTCGGAAATAGTAAATCCCAAACGGGAGAAGATCTCTGTGATTTCATTTTTCACCAAAGAAAGCGGATGGCGCGAGCCCAACTTAACCGGATCACCCGATAAAGTCAAATCCAAACCTGATTTTCCAAAATCAAGATTGGTAAAATTATCTTTAAGGGAATTTACTATATCCAATGCAGTTGTCTTCAACTCATTAAGCGCTTGACCAACAGCCTTTTTCTGATCGTTTGGAACATCTTTAAAATCTGCAAACAAAACAGCAATACTACCTTTCTTACTAAGGTGTTTGATTCTAAATTGTTCAACTTCCTCTAGTGTAGTTGCCGAAAATCCATTCAGCTCCTCAAGTAAATTCTTTATTTTGTCTAACATATTTTTAATCTTTTGAAATCCAATAGTCGGCAAAGTTACAAAAAGTTTTTTCTCCTTGTTACTGAGGATTCTATTTTAGCCGGAAGA is a genomic window containing:
- a CDS encoding Crp/Fnr family transcriptional regulator gives rise to the protein MKQNPILPNCNQLAEKFGERFQNLKVEDMNLLFWGEDVHFYKRGSIIYSEGDSAKGCYFLFSGVLKVFKTGLEGKEQIIRFAKPGDLIGFRSVLSQERACTSAKVIEDATVCFIPGNVLTKLIQENSNFAMELIQLTCKELDEANDYITDIAQKTVRERLAEILIQLETAFGSTEDGTLKIALTREELANMVGTATESVIRLLSEFKSDKLIELNGRKIKILNTKALKKVGGIL
- a CDS encoding OsmC family protein: MKHKVELSWLGNLAYETNMDGHKMITDAGTEVGGEDKGFRPKKLMLTALAGCTGIDTALIVKKMRLDIRDIKVSVEGELTETQPTYYKNMHITYEFFGKDLPRKKLERAVKISEESQCGVSALYKQVIPVTSEIIYHEE
- the pheS gene encoding phenylalanine--tRNA ligase subunit alpha, with amino-acid sequence MLDKIKNLLEELNGFSATTLEEVEQFRIKHLSKKGSIAVLFADFKDVPNDQKKAVGQALNELKTTALDIVNSLKDNFTNLDFGKSGLDLTLSGDPVKLGSRHPLSLVKNEITEIFSRLGFTISEGPEIEDDWHNFSALNFPEEHPARDMQDTFFIEKNPDVILRTHTSSVQAHDMSEMELPIRCLTPGRVFRNEAISARAHCIFHQIECLYIDENVSFADLKQTLTYFAKEFFGEKTEIRLRPSYFPFTEPSAEVDVTCSLCGGKGCNVCKGTGWLEILGCGMVDPNVLELNGIDNKKYTGFALGMGIERITMLKYGIKDLRLFFENDIRFLEQFSAAGF